In the genome of Thermosphaera aggregans DSM 11486, one region contains:
- a CDS encoding mechanosensitive ion channel family protein, which translates to MAWEQVMYSLENSLVQIVNALPIAVMVLVIILIGYLVGWVAKKIVKTVFNRVVWRFLRKTIIGQKFEDAGIDLGSVLGGVLMAVIIALSILLAINSTGLSGPAVDFIVFFINLLIRILGGLVVLAIGIPLAMLAAEYIAKLIGLTLGEKNGGIPIIQTAVSILLFLFVLGLALGIMLGSTALLDNMMVALPATFTAAVIIIIGYIVADMVGGLVKSVVEKLSKPLESTDVGAALKNSGIEMPSLISGLLKATIIVISITIGIGMIDATGLAGEVLGAVTFYLPRILASIVILSLGLALILILSKYVGRLFRTVAKEKYSPIADLFEYIVSVGLVAVFITIALNLLGLGGDYVFSLIIGTVIIAIGVLIVDAVTKVLSETHSTFDKMIPLIGTVFVFIVVYVGLATIVSQINGSVEVMKIIAYGIAAALALLIIPVMFYLVKTALKEASSSK; encoded by the coding sequence ATGGCCTGGGAGCAGGTAATGTATTCGCTGGAGAACTCCTTGGTTCAAATCGTTAACGCCTTGCCTATTGCGGTAATGGTCTTAGTCATCATACTGATTGGTTACCTGGTGGGATGGGTTGCCAAGAAAATTGTTAAAACTGTGTTTAACAGAGTAGTGTGGAGGTTTTTGAGGAAAACTATCATAGGACAGAAATTCGAGGACGCGGGCATCGACCTCGGCTCAGTATTGGGCGGCGTGTTGATGGCAGTGATAATTGCGTTGTCAATCCTATTAGCAATAAATTCAACAGGACTATCGGGCCCTGCAGTGGACTTCATAGTATTCTTCATTAACTTGCTGATAAGAATTCTGGGCGGCCTAGTAGTCCTAGCCATAGGTATCCCGCTAGCCATGCTGGCTGCGGAGTATATTGCGAAATTGATAGGTTTAACGCTGGGCGAGAAAAACGGGGGAATACCGATTATTCAAACCGCTGTTTCAATACTGCTCTTTTTATTTGTGCTCGGATTGGCTCTAGGCATAATGCTTGGATCCACAGCGCTATTGGATAACATGATGGTAGCACTGCCAGCAACCTTCACTGCTGCAGTGATCATTATAATCGGTTACATCGTTGCCGACATGGTTGGAGGCCTCGTCAAATCGGTTGTTGAGAAGCTATCAAAGCCTCTTGAATCAACGGATGTTGGGGCTGCATTGAAGAATTCGGGAATCGAGATGCCTTCCTTAATCTCTGGCCTACTCAAAGCAACAATAATAGTTATCTCGATAACCATCGGGATAGGCATGATCGACGCTACCGGCTTAGCTGGTGAAGTACTCGGCGCTGTGACATTCTATTTGCCTAGAATTCTCGCTTCAATAGTGATTCTATCCCTAGGCCTCGCACTCATTCTCATCCTGTCAAAATATGTTGGAAGATTATTCAGGACTGTTGCAAAGGAGAAGTATTCTCCGATAGCTGACTTGTTCGAGTACATAGTGAGCGTTGGGTTGGTAGCGGTATTCATCACCATTGCGCTGAATCTACTAGGGTTAGGCGGTGACTACGTGTTCTCGCTGATCATTGGAACAGTGATCATAGCAATAGGTGTCTTAATAGTTGACGCGGTTACAAAAGTGCTTAGCGAAACACATTCAACATTCGATAAAATGATTCCATTGATAGGCACAGTCTTTGTCTTCATAGTAGTATATGTGGGACTGGCCACCATAGTCAGCCAGATAAATGGCTCCGTAGAGGTAATGAAAATCATAGCCTACGGTATAGCCGCCGCCTTAGCATTACTGATAATCCCAGTGATGTTCTACCTAGTTAAAACCGCGTTGAAAGAAGCGTCTTCCAGCAAATAA
- a CDS encoding ABC transporter permease: protein MRASSILGGNDLSKLEDDVIEVVFAVLAGFAISGLLMATGGFDPIKAYVSLFKSAIGDLYGISTTLSFATPLMLTGLAFAVSVRAGVFNIGAEGQVYMAALGAVIAASLTLPAGLYLIAEFFLGVSLAIMWSSLAGILKSQRGVNEVVSTIMLNWIGFWIVEYARTYVYFDPTEPQRTIKIPEQGRLPLLVPGTELYAGVIISLIITVAVYVVMWHTAIGYEIRATGLNPTAARYGGVKIRKSLLYSFIISGSLAGLAGVMEVAGRPPHYAITTGLSNLVGLGFDGLAVSLIARNHPLAIIPAAIFVGALTAGSRGMQIESGVPLEMVKAVQGIIILILAVPGLVRMLREWREKK from the coding sequence GTGAGGGCTAGTTCGATCTTAGGAGGCAATGACCTATCTAAACTAGAGGATGACGTTATAGAGGTTGTTTTCGCGGTACTTGCCGGTTTCGCTATATCTGGCTTGTTAATGGCTACTGGGGGTTTCGACCCGATCAAAGCCTATGTTTCGCTGTTCAAAAGCGCAATAGGAGATTTATACGGCATTTCAACCACACTCAGCTTTGCAACACCTTTAATGCTCACCGGGTTAGCCTTCGCTGTAAGCGTTAGAGCTGGTGTCTTCAACATTGGAGCCGAAGGGCAGGTCTACATGGCAGCTCTTGGAGCAGTGATCGCGGCATCCTTAACGCTACCCGCCGGGCTTTACTTAATCGCCGAATTCTTTCTCGGGGTTTCATTAGCGATAATGTGGTCTTCACTAGCTGGGATATTAAAATCTCAAAGAGGGGTCAACGAGGTTGTATCAACAATTATGTTGAACTGGATTGGCTTCTGGATAGTTGAGTATGCCAGAACCTACGTGTATTTCGACCCCACGGAGCCTCAGAGAACAATTAAGATACCCGAGCAAGGTAGGTTACCGCTTCTGGTGCCGGGGACGGAGCTTTACGCTGGCGTAATCATCTCTTTAATAATCACAGTAGCTGTTTACGTGGTAATGTGGCATACGGCAATAGGATATGAGATCAGGGCGACGGGTCTCAACCCGACCGCCGCTAGATACGGGGGTGTTAAAATTAGGAAATCATTACTGTACTCGTTTATAATATCAGGTAGCCTAGCAGGTCTCGCCGGGGTCATGGAGGTTGCGGGAAGACCTCCCCACTACGCCATTACTACAGGGTTATCCAATCTTGTGGGACTAGGGTTTGATGGGCTTGCAGTCTCACTTATCGCGAGAAACCATCCATTAGCTATAATTCCAGCCGCGATCTTCGTGGGAGCCTTGACAGCTGGCTCACGAGGTATGCAGATTGAAAGCGGGGTGCCGCTTGAGATGGTGAAGGCTGTTCAAGGAATAATAATTCTCATATTGGCAGTCCCGGGCTTGGTGAGAATGTTGAGAGAGTGGAGGGAGAAAAAATGA
- a CDS encoding MBL fold metallo-hydrolase, which translates to MKVYLIAFDSMGVRSMATFIETSEGSFLIDPGASLAPRRYGLPPHEKELTVLREKLDAIYDFVEKSDYIIISHYHRDHYLYRLGEENYYSGKTLFIKNPQAFINHSQKMRSYVLLDRMKVKTLARTIVYADSAKFKIGRVSFEFSHPVPHGQCNSRLGWVLITSIIEDGESIVHASDIQGCLCDDSLNYLLERKPSILIMSGPPTYLGEKQDYFTNLEKLLEKTTHNMVLILDHHLLRDRSYAEYFARLRRLNNNVHITTAAEYMGEEVNQLEAKRDILWRNER; encoded by the coding sequence TTGAAAGTATATCTTATCGCCTTCGACAGTATGGGAGTTAGGTCAATGGCTACTTTCATCGAAACCTCCGAAGGCTCTTTCCTCATTGACCCTGGTGCTTCACTAGCTCCAAGGAGATACGGGTTGCCCCCGCACGAAAAAGAGTTAACAGTTCTTCGGGAAAAACTAGACGCAATATATGACTTCGTTGAAAAAAGCGACTACATCATCATATCACACTACCATAGAGACCATTACCTGTACAGGCTTGGGGAGGAAAACTATTACTCGGGCAAAACCCTGTTCATTAAGAATCCACAGGCTTTCATCAACCATAGCCAGAAGATGCGTTCATATGTTTTATTGGATAGGATGAAGGTTAAAACGCTTGCTAGAACAATAGTTTACGCCGATTCTGCAAAATTCAAAATAGGGAGAGTCTCTTTTGAATTCTCCCACCCTGTTCCACACGGACAATGCAACTCCAGGCTTGGGTGGGTTTTGATTACATCAATAATCGAAGATGGAGAAAGCATCGTACATGCAAGTGATATTCAGGGCTGTCTATGCGATGATTCATTGAATTATTTGCTGGAGAGAAAGCCGAGTATTTTAATAATGAGTGGTCCACCCACATATCTTGGTGAAAAACAAGATTACTTTACAAATCTAGAGAAACTGTTGGAGAAAACCACTCATAACATGGTCCTAATTCTAGATCATCACCTGCTGAGAGATCGTTCGTACGCTGAATATTTCGCCAGACTCCGAAGACTGAATAATAATGTGCACATTACAACAGCAGCGGAGTATATGGGTGAAGAAGTTAATCAATTAGAAGCCAAACGGGATATTCTTTGGAGAAACGAGAGATAA
- a CDS encoding ABC transporter ATP-binding protein encodes MSSGEFIVEMLDIWKTYPDGVRALEGVSLRLRRGEIHGLLGENGAGKTTLMRILSGLIKPSHGTIIVNGRRVFFKNSSEALSLGIGMVHQHPALVPVFTARENIYLGLKPSQIDDARLEEVIKSSGLSIPLDVKVEDLSLGLRQKVEIIKMLYRGVNVLILDEPTTNMTPLETEELFKSLVRLKNEGKTIVFISHKLREVLQVTDRVTVLRKGKVAGEVETGKTTPGELARLMVGREVFLKVEKKPREVGRPLLEVEDLWVKGDLGQDAVRGVTFKIHEGEILGIAGVEGNGQVELVEAVTGLRKPWRGRIVFNGVEVKEADPLLLYNMGLAHIPEDRQKMGLILEMSLWENSILGLHATGVFTGKFGLFKYEKIFSHADKIVKEFEILAPNIFTPVRSLSGGNQQKLVAGRELSKKPLLIVANQPTRGLDVAATEYIRKLLVQLRDEGKGVLLVSSDLDEILELSDRVAVMYKGEFMGIVKPGEVSIKELGLMIGGYKLSEVRAGEG; translated from the coding sequence ATGTCTAGTGGAGAATTTATCGTGGAAATGCTGGATATTTGGAAAACATACCCTGATGGAGTGAGAGCGCTTGAAGGTGTTAGTCTGCGGCTTAGACGCGGAGAAATACACGGCCTACTCGGTGAAAACGGTGCGGGGAAAACGACTCTAATGAGGATTCTCTCGGGATTGATAAAGCCGAGTCACGGAACAATAATAGTTAATGGTAGGAGGGTTTTCTTTAAAAACTCGTCTGAGGCTCTTTCACTAGGTATTGGAATGGTTCATCAACACCCAGCCCTTGTGCCTGTTTTTACCGCTCGGGAGAACATTTACCTTGGATTAAAACCCAGTCAAATCGATGATGCAAGGCTTGAAGAAGTTATTAAAAGCTCAGGGCTTTCCATTCCGCTTGATGTTAAAGTAGAGGACTTATCGCTCGGATTAAGACAGAAGGTGGAAATCATAAAGATGTTATACCGAGGGGTTAACGTGTTAATTCTCGACGAGCCTACCACCAATATGACTCCATTAGAGACCGAGGAGTTGTTCAAGAGCCTTGTCAGGTTGAAGAATGAGGGAAAAACTATAGTTTTTATTTCGCACAAGCTAAGAGAGGTTTTACAAGTCACCGATAGGGTTACTGTTTTAAGAAAAGGCAAGGTTGCCGGCGAGGTTGAAACCGGGAAGACTACTCCTGGAGAACTAGCCAGGTTAATGGTTGGCAGGGAGGTTTTCTTAAAAGTAGAGAAAAAGCCGAGAGAGGTTGGGAGGCCTCTCCTAGAGGTTGAAGACTTATGGGTTAAGGGTGATCTAGGACAGGATGCCGTCAGAGGAGTTACGTTCAAAATCCATGAAGGCGAAATACTTGGGATAGCGGGCGTAGAAGGAAATGGACAGGTGGAACTCGTCGAAGCCGTTACTGGTTTAAGAAAGCCGTGGAGAGGAAGGATAGTTTTCAACGGCGTGGAGGTGAAGGAGGCAGACCCGTTACTGCTGTACAATATGGGACTAGCCCATATCCCGGAGGATAGGCAGAAAATGGGTTTAATTCTTGAAATGAGCTTATGGGAAAACAGCATACTAGGGCTCCACGCGACAGGTGTATTCACGGGGAAGTTTGGATTGTTCAAATATGAGAAGATATTTTCACATGCAGACAAGATTGTTAAGGAATTCGAAATTCTTGCCCCCAATATCTTCACGCCTGTTAGAAGCCTAAGCGGTGGAAACCAGCAAAAGCTTGTAGCTGGGCGGGAATTGTCTAAGAAACCGCTACTGATCGTGGCCAACCAGCCGACAAGAGGTCTTGACGTGGCCGCTACTGAATATATCCGCAAACTACTGGTCCAACTCAGGGATGAGGGTAAGGGTGTTCTACTAGTCTCAAGCGACCTCGACGAGATCCTAGAGCTTAGTGACAGGGTGGCGGTCATGTACAAGGGGGAGTTTATGGGGATTGTAAAACCCGGCGAGGTGAGTATTAAAGAATTGGGATTGATGATTGGCGGGTATAAATTGAGCGAGGTGAGGGCTGGTGAGGGCTAG
- a CDS encoding encapsulin, whose product MLSKHPLEIQSSKKLSRDEIAQALRLAIIAELDAINLYLQLASSIEDEKVRKVFEDVALEEKTHVGEFLAVLKNLDPEQVSELVKGAEEVEELTGVKTGDASTTGREGRVESSWGSFEEYVRDRVKKSVNELSLIRNNIPVLTVARSVASTVFERNPGEKIIIPLQEISVNFSISQRDVDNWLSGSTDTSLPDLYRASRELVSNEDKLLLQRILECREAVTYEIGAWESGDEIVSDVSRAVSTLMSSGFHKNIAMIINPVRYAKLLRVDSKTGLTTLERVKAFVTNIIVTPFISEKETIILASTPEVIDVVIGGNAEVDYLGPKDGLHEFRTWSSIAPRIKNGQGIVILKEK is encoded by the coding sequence ATGCTGTCTAAGCATCCTTTGGAGATACAGTCCTCGAAAAAGCTATCTAGGGATGAAATAGCTCAGGCACTACGCTTGGCGATAATTGCGGAGCTCGACGCGATTAACCTCTACCTGCAGTTAGCCTCATCCATTGAGGATGAGAAGGTTAGAAAAGTCTTCGAAGATGTAGCATTGGAGGAGAAAACACACGTAGGCGAGTTCCTTGCAGTCCTTAAAAACTTGGATCCCGAGCAGGTTAGCGAGCTGGTGAAAGGCGCCGAGGAGGTTGAGGAGTTAACGGGTGTGAAAACAGGAGATGCTTCAACAACGGGGAGAGAGGGCAGAGTAGAGAGCTCATGGGGCAGTTTCGAGGAATATGTTAGAGACAGGGTAAAGAAAAGCGTGAATGAGCTGAGTTTAATAAGGAATAACATACCCGTTTTAACAGTCGCCAGGAGTGTTGCATCAACGGTGTTCGAGAGAAACCCGGGCGAGAAAATAATAATTCCTTTGCAAGAAATATCGGTTAACTTTTCAATCAGCCAGAGAGACGTCGATAACTGGCTATCGGGTTCAACCGATACAAGCCTACCAGACCTCTATAGGGCTTCAAGGGAACTCGTCTCAAACGAGGATAAACTCCTACTACAGAGGATTCTAGAATGCAGGGAAGCAGTCACATACGAGATAGGAGCGTGGGAAAGCGGGGATGAGATTGTTAGCGATGTAAGTAGAGCCGTTTCAACATTAATGTCTTCAGGTTTTCATAAAAACATTGCAATGATAATTAACCCTGTTAGATATGCTAAGCTGTTAAGGGTGGATTCTAAAACAGGGTTAACCACCTTGGAGAGGGTTAAAGCCTTCGTAACCAACATAATCGTGACCCCGTTCATCAGCGAGAAGGAGACCATAATACTGGCCTCAACACCAGAGGTTATCGACGTAGTCATTGGCGGTAACGCTGAGGTGGATTACCTGGGGCCCAAAGACGGGCTTCATGAGTTCAGGACTTGGTCATCTATTGCTCCGCGCATCAAGAACGGGCAGGGCATAGTGATTCTCAAGGAAAAGTAG
- a CDS encoding NAD(P)-dependent oxidoreductase has protein sequence MRVGIIGIGNMGSNLAECLSSKNVELALYNRTRHKAEELGRRLGARVYDSPGELVENVDAAIAFVTDDHALKTISLETASKLERAGSTVFINASTVTPTASLEAMRILESRGIGYVEAPVFGSTDEARECRLISMLSVRHDLLDKATQVLKLYSSRIYYLGEPPKAMVVKLALNNIALAFPAILAESLMLLSSWDVELEWLRKVSAGTWIEPVLTRYWDRALGESSPRFTVNNAGKDYSCIGIALREKGLPSFISETLSSMYLLAGNSGLGRKDYPQIVKFYLELAMKKNVEETAK, from the coding sequence TTGAGAGTTGGAATTATTGGAATCGGAAACATGGGTTCTAATCTAGCAGAATGTCTATCCAGCAAAAACGTTGAGCTCGCACTGTACAATAGGACCAGGCATAAGGCCGAGGAATTAGGGAGAAGGCTTGGAGCACGTGTTTACGATTCTCCAGGAGAGCTTGTAGAGAACGTTGACGCAGCGATCGCGTTTGTAACCGATGATCACGCGTTGAAAACAATATCTCTCGAGACAGCCTCAAAGTTGGAGAGGGCTGGGTCAACGGTTTTCATAAACGCTAGTACGGTGACACCAACAGCTAGCTTAGAAGCTATGAGGATTCTAGAGTCCAGGGGAATAGGTTATGTTGAAGCACCAGTGTTCGGAAGCACGGATGAGGCGCGCGAGTGCAGATTGATCTCTATGCTCTCCGTTCGCCACGACTTGCTTGATAAAGCAACCCAAGTTTTGAAACTCTACAGTTCGCGAATATATTATTTAGGCGAACCCCCTAAAGCAATGGTGGTGAAGCTTGCTTTAAACAACATAGCGCTAGCATTTCCAGCTATTCTCGCCGAATCCCTCATGCTGCTCTCTTCATGGGATGTTGAGCTAGAGTGGTTGAGAAAGGTTTCCGCGGGCACGTGGATTGAACCCGTTTTAACTAGGTACTGGGACAGGGCCTTAGGGGAATCCAGTCCGAGGTTCACTGTGAATAATGCGGGAAAGGATTATTCCTGTATAGGAATTGCTCTCAGGGAGAAAGGGCTACCTTCATTCATATCCGAAACTCTCTCGTCAATGTACTTGCTTGCAGGAAATAGTGGGTTAGGGCGCAAGGACTATCCGCAAATAGTTAAGTTTTACCTGGAGCTTGCTATGAAAAAGAATGTTGAAGAGACAGCTAAATAG
- a CDS encoding DMT family transporter, which translates to MELLKHKLYILTAAVLWSTIGLATVLGGDPGLVALVRAFGAGAVALIFFRSKSFSSMLAGFFLGILFTLYSLSATVLGVGVTAFLLYTAPLWATIASITYGEKPGRVEGLSLVLIGVALILMGLETGRGPNGLAGFAMGLATGISYGFYISVARYYSRRNSSLNVSLGALPYAAVITTFFAAFFLHHRGSVNINYSSVVAGLYLAIFCTVLPYFLLSKGLEEVKASTASLIGSLEPVLAAVWGAIFLQQIPTVTLALAYMLILCASILQIILTNR; encoded by the coding sequence ATGGAATTATTGAAACATAAACTGTATATTCTGACGGCGGCGGTCCTGTGGAGTACAATAGGCTTGGCAACCGTGCTCGGCGGTGACCCAGGATTAGTAGCCCTCGTAAGGGCTTTCGGCGCTGGGGCAGTGGCTTTGATATTTTTCAGAAGTAAAAGCTTTTCATCAATGCTTGCCGGGTTCTTCCTAGGCATATTGTTTACGCTTTACTCGTTATCTGCTACTGTTTTAGGGGTCGGTGTAACAGCCTTCCTTTTATACACAGCGCCGTTATGGGCCACTATTGCATCCATAACATACGGTGAGAAACCAGGTCGTGTAGAAGGATTATCCCTTGTTTTAATAGGAGTAGCGTTGATTCTCATGGGTCTTGAGACTGGCAGAGGGCCCAATGGCTTAGCAGGTTTTGCAATGGGACTCGCTACCGGCATATCATACGGATTCTATATTTCTGTGGCAAGGTATTACTCAAGGAGAAATAGCTCGTTGAATGTTTCCCTTGGAGCCTTACCCTACGCCGCCGTTATAACAACGTTCTTCGCAGCGTTTTTCTTACATCACCGTGGAAGTGTGAATATTAATTACTCCTCGGTTGTTGCAGGCCTCTACTTAGCAATTTTTTGCACTGTATTGCCGTATTTTCTGCTTTCGAAAGGACTTGAAGAAGTCAAGGCTTCCACAGCTTCTCTGATAGGTTCCTTGGAGCCTGTTTTAGCGGCTGTCTGGGGAGCAATATTTCTACAGCAGATTCCAACGGTTACTCTCGCCTTAGCGTATATGCTGATACTGTGCGCGTCGATACTGCAGATCATACTCACTAATCGATGA
- a CDS encoding BMP family lipoprotein has translation MRAVARTTIILVLIVVAIVAGALVYYYSMPPATELKIGIVYDIGGKGDLSFNDMAYLGGNRAAKDFGLKLVEVQSKSESDYLPNLRSLAKSGEYVVIVAVGFLMADAISQVADEYPNQLFAIIDAVVDKPNVLSVVFKEHEGSALVGALAAMVAHYYNYSAVGVVLGMEIPVLYKFEAGYYWGIRYGEAIYAEKTGLNITPLRILWTYTGRFDDPAGGKTATQTQLAQGAGLVYNVAGATGLGIFEAVEEYCVSRGKTQGPPFGIGVDADQDWIKPGFIIASMMKRVDVGVYTAVKRALDYRDGKIQKYGGILELGLAEGGVGVSSVEDLDVFLSIAEQAGKTVNKTEIVAKVQAMRESIPSWIWEEVAKLANELKINKNIEVQGVKFSDIESAIPLDATEIQQIRQALGA, from the coding sequence TTGAGAGCTGTTGCACGAACAACCATAATTCTAGTCCTCATAGTTGTTGCCATAGTAGCTGGAGCCTTAGTATACTATTACTCCATGCCTCCAGCTACTGAGTTGAAAATAGGGATAGTGTATGATATTGGTGGCAAGGGCGACCTAAGTTTCAACGACATGGCATACCTCGGAGGGAATCGGGCCGCGAAAGACTTCGGGCTGAAGCTCGTTGAAGTCCAAAGCAAAAGCGAGTCAGACTACCTGCCTAATCTCAGAAGCCTCGCTAAATCGGGCGAGTACGTAGTAATAGTGGCTGTTGGCTTCTTGATGGCGGATGCTATAAGCCAGGTGGCAGACGAATATCCGAATCAATTGTTCGCAATAATTGACGCAGTAGTGGACAAGCCGAACGTTTTAAGCGTAGTGTTCAAGGAGCATGAGGGGAGCGCCCTCGTCGGAGCCTTAGCAGCCATGGTTGCACACTACTACAACTATTCCGCCGTGGGAGTAGTCCTCGGCATGGAAATCCCAGTGCTCTACAAGTTTGAAGCAGGATACTACTGGGGTATAAGGTATGGAGAGGCCATATATGCTGAGAAGACAGGGTTAAACATAACTCCCTTGAGAATATTATGGACCTACACTGGAAGATTTGACGATCCGGCTGGAGGTAAGACCGCGACGCAGACTCAACTAGCTCAAGGAGCCGGTCTGGTGTACAATGTTGCAGGAGCTACAGGGCTGGGAATATTCGAGGCTGTTGAAGAATACTGTGTTTCAAGAGGCAAGACACAGGGACCGCCCTTCGGAATAGGTGTTGATGCCGACCAAGACTGGATAAAACCGGGCTTCATAATTGCGAGTATGATGAAAAGAGTCGACGTCGGCGTTTACACGGCTGTGAAAAGAGCCCTGGACTACAGAGATGGTAAAATCCAAAAATACGGTGGCATCCTGGAACTAGGATTGGCTGAAGGAGGAGTAGGGGTTAGCAGTGTCGAGGACTTAGACGTCTTCCTTAGCATTGCTGAACAGGCTGGTAAGACGGTTAATAAAACAGAAATAGTTGCAAAAGTTCAGGCGATGCGTGAGTCCATCCCATCCTGGATATGGGAGGAGGTCGCAAAGCTCGCAAACGAGTTGAAAATAAATAAGAACATAGAGGTTCAAGGCGTTAAATTCTCAGACATCGAGTCAGCAATACCGCTCGATGCTACCGAAATTCAACAGATAAGGCAGGCTCTTGGAGCTTAA